One region of Wyeomyia smithii strain HCP4-BCI-WySm-NY-G18 chromosome 3, ASM2978416v1, whole genome shotgun sequence genomic DNA includes:
- the LOC129731509 gene encoding monocarboxylate transporter 2 isoform X3, producing the protein MAEKTKTTDSDIVCEEASRLTGDLQDEASPEDDDGMCEYHDMPPPPDGGYGWVIVFASFMCNMIVDGIAYTFGVFLNDFVQYFGEGKGTVAWVGSLLSGMYLSAGPVVSALANKYGCRAVCIAGSIISCVAFALSTLSTNVTMMMLTYGVMGGIGFGFIYLPAVVAVGYYFETKRSLATGIAVCGSGFGTFAFAPLANMLLENFDWKNSTLILAGLILNCAVFGAMMRPLTYPKEDKVKPLMQRMYEEKRMQMERGSIGGSYFMVQLPDGTMEKRLKAPLNADPGVHSSLALDQLAAQQSGMHAVATLPTITESKVQEQNGSSNSSSESSQIEIKKPLQRKRTANSESDANEYGANNLPRNASQPAFTSHQSGIPKNGSVPTFDRVRKHSTGERFKPSLAAIKASSRGDVGSNGDVRKTMHLKLSRGSVTSSKNNNAEDLDEGSSFTSKASLKADRPVMVRPLSRKDIFYSGSVTNLKEFQSQKSLTNYRNSVISLTKFEREHRTDVRDDVEKGAEQYDLCPCLVLPESFKNAIGAMMDMSLLKDPVFMMIGISNIFGMAGLYVPFVYLVDAAVLDGIEQNSASFLISIIGITNTVGRIVCGYIADFPKVDALFLNNICLVISTFAVALTPFCHSYASYVAMAIGFGIAVAGYISLTSIILVDLLGLDKLTNAFGLLILFRGAATIVGSPLAGALYDATQTYSIPFFVAGGLFGLSAIFSFAAPAMKRFRKQDEVPVHVEVLTPIDEEPSEDLGDDDDKPITMVPKIVQTAPSPSTEQPVNITSAIANDERKPLATVNGNASEKEISQIESVL; encoded by the exons ATACGGCTGGGTGATTGTGTTTGCGTCGTTTATGTGTAACATGATAGTAGACGGTATCGCATATACCTTCGGTGTGTTTCTAAACGATTTCGTCCAGTACTTTGGTGAGGGCAAGGGTACGGTCGCATGGGTGGGTAGTTTACTTAGTGGGATGTACTTAAGCGCTGGTCCAGTGGTATCGGCGCTTGCGAACAAATATGGCTGCCGAGCAGTCTGTATAGCTGGTAGTATAATCTCCTGCGTGGCATTTGCTCTGAGTACCTTAAGCACGAATGTGACTATGATGATGCTAACCTACGGTGTCATGGGTGGTATTGGGTTCGGTTTTATCTATCTGCCTGCGGTTGTGGCCGTTGGGTATTATTTCGAGACGAAACGTTCTTTAGCGACCGGTATTGCTGTTTGCGGGTCCGGCTTTGGTACTTTCGCTTTTGCACCACTAGCCAACATGCTGCTGGAGAACTTTGACTGGAAGAATTCCACTTTGATATTAGCTGGACTAATATTGAATTGTGCAGTATTTGGTGCTATGATGAGGCCATTAAC GTATCCAAAGGAAGATAAGGTAAAACCTTTAATGCAACGTATGTACGAAGAAAAACGTATGCAGATGGAACGTGGCTCGATTGGTGGTTCCTATTTCATGGTGCAGTTACCTGACGGTACAATGGAGAAAAGACTGAAGGCTCCCCTAAACGCCGATCCCGGTGTACATTCGAGCCTGGCTCTAGATCAGCTTGCCGCACAACAGAGTGGTATGCATGCTGTGGCCACGCTACCCACCATTACCGAATCCAAAGTTCAGGAGCAAAATGGTTCCAGTAACTCTTCGTCAGAGTCCAGCCAAATAGAAATAAAGAAACCGTTGCAGCGAAAACGCACCGCCAATTCCGAATCCGATGCCAACGAATACGGGGCTAATAATTTGCCACGTAACGCTTCACAACCGGCATTCACTAGTCATCAATCGG GTATTCCGAAAAATGGATCCGTTCCTACGTTCGATCGTGTTCGTAAACATTCGACAGGTGAAAGATTTAAGCCATCCTTGGCTGCTATCAAAGCAAGCTCTAGAGGTGATGTTGGTAGTAATGGAGATGTACGTAAAACTATGCATTTAAAACTGTCACGCGGGTCTGTCACCAGCAGCAAAAATAATAACGCTGAAGATTTA gatGAAGGTAGCAGTTTCACCTCTAAGGCGTCCCTGAAAGCTGACCGACCAGTGATGGTTCGTCCCCTGTCTCGCAAGGATATTTTTTACTCGGGATCAGTTACCAACCTAAAAGAATTTCAATCACAAAAATCGCTCACTAACTATCGAAATTCAGTTATTTCGTTAACAAAGTTTGAACGTGAACATAGAACCGATGTTCGCGACGATGTGGAGAAAGGCGCAGAAC aATATGACCTGTGTCCTTGTCTGGTGCTACCGGAATCGTTTAAGAATGCAATTGGAGCTATGATGGATATGAGTCTGCTCAAAGATCCGGTGTTTATGATGATTGGCATTTCGAATATCTTCGGTATGGCTGGATTATATGTGCCATTTGTATATTTAGTAGACGCAGCCGTGCTCGAT gGAATTGAACAAAACTCTGCCTCCTTCCTCATTTCCATCATCGGAATCACAAATACTGTTGGTAGGATAGTGTGTGGATACATTGCCGATTTCCCGAAAGTGGATGCCCTGTTTCTGAATAACATTTGCCTTGTGATATCTACGTTCGCGGTTGCATTAACACCGTTCTGCCATAGCTATGCATCGTATGTGGCGATGGCTATTGGTTTTGGTATAGCAGTGg CTGGATATATCTCGCTGACGTCAATTATTCTAGTGGATCTATTGGGACTGGATAAACTCACGAATGCGTTCGGGTTGCTGATTCTGTTCAGAGGAGCGGCCACAATCGTTGGTTCGCCGCTGGCCGGTGCACTGTACGATGCCACGCAGACGTACTCAATTCCGTTCTTCGTCGCCGGTGGTCTCTTTGGTCTGTCAGCTATTTTCAGCTTTGCCGCTCCAGCCATGAAAAG ATTCCGCAAACAGGACGAGGTGCCCGTGCACGTCGAGGTACTCACCCCGATTGATGAGGAACCCTCGGAAGATCTCGGCGATGACGACGACAAGCCTATCACTATGGTACCAAAAATTGTCCAAACCGCTCCAAGTCCATCCACGGAACAGCCCGTCAATATCACCTCAGCAATCGCCAACGACGAACGGAAGCCGCTGGCAACCGTGAATGGGAATGCCAGCGAAAAGGAAATCAGCCAGATTGAGTCCGTACTGTAG
- the LOC129731509 gene encoding monocarboxylate transporter 2 isoform X2, protein MSNKKVRKVTRTDSDIVCEEASRLTGDLQDEASPEDDDGMCEYHDMPPPPDGGYGWVIVFASFMCNMIVDGIAYTFGVFLNDFVQYFGEGKGTVAWVGSLLSGMYLSAGPVVSALANKYGCRAVCIAGSIISCVAFALSTLSTNVTMMMLTYGVMGGIGFGFIYLPAVVAVGYYFETKRSLATGIAVCGSGFGTFAFAPLANMLLENFDWKNSTLILAGLILNCAVFGAMMRPLTYPKEDKVKPLMQRMYEEKRMQMERGSIGGSYFMVQLPDGTMEKRLKAPLNADPGVHSSLALDQLAAQQSGMHAVATLPTITESKVQEQNGSSNSSSESSQIEIKKPLQRKRTANSESDANEYGANNLPRNASQPAFTSHQSGIPKNGSVPTFDRVRKHSTGERFKPSLAAIKASSRGDVGSNGDVRKTMHLKLSRGSVTSSKNNNAEDLDEGSSFTSKASLKADRPVMVRPLSRKDIFYSGSVTNLKEFQSQKSLTNYRNSVISLTKFEREHRTDVRDDVEKGAEQYDLCPCLVLPESFKNAIGAMMDMSLLKDPVFMMIGISNIFGMAGLYVPFVYLVDAAVLDGIEQNSASFLISIIGITNTVGRIVCGYIADFPKVDALFLNNICLVISTFAVALTPFCHSYASYVAMAIGFGIAVAGYISLTSIILVDLLGLDKLTNAFGLLILFRGAATIVGSPLAGALYDATQTYSIPFFVAGGLFGLSAIFSFAAPAMKRFRKQDEVPVHVEVLTPIDEEPSEDLGDDDDKPITMVPKIVQTAPSPSTEQPVNITSAIANDERKPLATVNGNASEKEISQIESVL, encoded by the exons ATACGGCTGGGTGATTGTGTTTGCGTCGTTTATGTGTAACATGATAGTAGACGGTATCGCATATACCTTCGGTGTGTTTCTAAACGATTTCGTCCAGTACTTTGGTGAGGGCAAGGGTACGGTCGCATGGGTGGGTAGTTTACTTAGTGGGATGTACTTAAGCGCTGGTCCAGTGGTATCGGCGCTTGCGAACAAATATGGCTGCCGAGCAGTCTGTATAGCTGGTAGTATAATCTCCTGCGTGGCATTTGCTCTGAGTACCTTAAGCACGAATGTGACTATGATGATGCTAACCTACGGTGTCATGGGTGGTATTGGGTTCGGTTTTATCTATCTGCCTGCGGTTGTGGCCGTTGGGTATTATTTCGAGACGAAACGTTCTTTAGCGACCGGTATTGCTGTTTGCGGGTCCGGCTTTGGTACTTTCGCTTTTGCACCACTAGCCAACATGCTGCTGGAGAACTTTGACTGGAAGAATTCCACTTTGATATTAGCTGGACTAATATTGAATTGTGCAGTATTTGGTGCTATGATGAGGCCATTAAC GTATCCAAAGGAAGATAAGGTAAAACCTTTAATGCAACGTATGTACGAAGAAAAACGTATGCAGATGGAACGTGGCTCGATTGGTGGTTCCTATTTCATGGTGCAGTTACCTGACGGTACAATGGAGAAAAGACTGAAGGCTCCCCTAAACGCCGATCCCGGTGTACATTCGAGCCTGGCTCTAGATCAGCTTGCCGCACAACAGAGTGGTATGCATGCTGTGGCCACGCTACCCACCATTACCGAATCCAAAGTTCAGGAGCAAAATGGTTCCAGTAACTCTTCGTCAGAGTCCAGCCAAATAGAAATAAAGAAACCGTTGCAGCGAAAACGCACCGCCAATTCCGAATCCGATGCCAACGAATACGGGGCTAATAATTTGCCACGTAACGCTTCACAACCGGCATTCACTAGTCATCAATCGG GTATTCCGAAAAATGGATCCGTTCCTACGTTCGATCGTGTTCGTAAACATTCGACAGGTGAAAGATTTAAGCCATCCTTGGCTGCTATCAAAGCAAGCTCTAGAGGTGATGTTGGTAGTAATGGAGATGTACGTAAAACTATGCATTTAAAACTGTCACGCGGGTCTGTCACCAGCAGCAAAAATAATAACGCTGAAGATTTA gatGAAGGTAGCAGTTTCACCTCTAAGGCGTCCCTGAAAGCTGACCGACCAGTGATGGTTCGTCCCCTGTCTCGCAAGGATATTTTTTACTCGGGATCAGTTACCAACCTAAAAGAATTTCAATCACAAAAATCGCTCACTAACTATCGAAATTCAGTTATTTCGTTAACAAAGTTTGAACGTGAACATAGAACCGATGTTCGCGACGATGTGGAGAAAGGCGCAGAAC aATATGACCTGTGTCCTTGTCTGGTGCTACCGGAATCGTTTAAGAATGCAATTGGAGCTATGATGGATATGAGTCTGCTCAAAGATCCGGTGTTTATGATGATTGGCATTTCGAATATCTTCGGTATGGCTGGATTATATGTGCCATTTGTATATTTAGTAGACGCAGCCGTGCTCGAT gGAATTGAACAAAACTCTGCCTCCTTCCTCATTTCCATCATCGGAATCACAAATACTGTTGGTAGGATAGTGTGTGGATACATTGCCGATTTCCCGAAAGTGGATGCCCTGTTTCTGAATAACATTTGCCTTGTGATATCTACGTTCGCGGTTGCATTAACACCGTTCTGCCATAGCTATGCATCGTATGTGGCGATGGCTATTGGTTTTGGTATAGCAGTGg CTGGATATATCTCGCTGACGTCAATTATTCTAGTGGATCTATTGGGACTGGATAAACTCACGAATGCGTTCGGGTTGCTGATTCTGTTCAGAGGAGCGGCCACAATCGTTGGTTCGCCGCTGGCCGGTGCACTGTACGATGCCACGCAGACGTACTCAATTCCGTTCTTCGTCGCCGGTGGTCTCTTTGGTCTGTCAGCTATTTTCAGCTTTGCCGCTCCAGCCATGAAAAG ATTCCGCAAACAGGACGAGGTGCCCGTGCACGTCGAGGTACTCACCCCGATTGATGAGGAACCCTCGGAAGATCTCGGCGATGACGACGACAAGCCTATCACTATGGTACCAAAAATTGTCCAAACCGCTCCAAGTCCATCCACGGAACAGCCCGTCAATATCACCTCAGCAATCGCCAACGACGAACGGAAGCCGCTGGCAACCGTGAATGGGAATGCCAGCGAAAAGGAAATCAGCCAGATTGAGTCCGTACTGTAG
- the LOC129731509 gene encoding monocarboxylate transporter 2 isoform X1 has product MGQAASQNDEAEPDQEDEEIIPMRADRFLTDSDIVCEEASRLTGDLQDEASPEDDDGMCEYHDMPPPPDGGYGWVIVFASFMCNMIVDGIAYTFGVFLNDFVQYFGEGKGTVAWVGSLLSGMYLSAGPVVSALANKYGCRAVCIAGSIISCVAFALSTLSTNVTMMMLTYGVMGGIGFGFIYLPAVVAVGYYFETKRSLATGIAVCGSGFGTFAFAPLANMLLENFDWKNSTLILAGLILNCAVFGAMMRPLTYPKEDKVKPLMQRMYEEKRMQMERGSIGGSYFMVQLPDGTMEKRLKAPLNADPGVHSSLALDQLAAQQSGMHAVATLPTITESKVQEQNGSSNSSSESSQIEIKKPLQRKRTANSESDANEYGANNLPRNASQPAFTSHQSGIPKNGSVPTFDRVRKHSTGERFKPSLAAIKASSRGDVGSNGDVRKTMHLKLSRGSVTSSKNNNAEDLDEGSSFTSKASLKADRPVMVRPLSRKDIFYSGSVTNLKEFQSQKSLTNYRNSVISLTKFEREHRTDVRDDVEKGAEQYDLCPCLVLPESFKNAIGAMMDMSLLKDPVFMMIGISNIFGMAGLYVPFVYLVDAAVLDGIEQNSASFLISIIGITNTVGRIVCGYIADFPKVDALFLNNICLVISTFAVALTPFCHSYASYVAMAIGFGIAVAGYISLTSIILVDLLGLDKLTNAFGLLILFRGAATIVGSPLAGALYDATQTYSIPFFVAGGLFGLSAIFSFAAPAMKRFRKQDEVPVHVEVLTPIDEEPSEDLGDDDDKPITMVPKIVQTAPSPSTEQPVNITSAIANDERKPLATVNGNASEKEISQIESVL; this is encoded by the exons ATACGGCTGGGTGATTGTGTTTGCGTCGTTTATGTGTAACATGATAGTAGACGGTATCGCATATACCTTCGGTGTGTTTCTAAACGATTTCGTCCAGTACTTTGGTGAGGGCAAGGGTACGGTCGCATGGGTGGGTAGTTTACTTAGTGGGATGTACTTAAGCGCTGGTCCAGTGGTATCGGCGCTTGCGAACAAATATGGCTGCCGAGCAGTCTGTATAGCTGGTAGTATAATCTCCTGCGTGGCATTTGCTCTGAGTACCTTAAGCACGAATGTGACTATGATGATGCTAACCTACGGTGTCATGGGTGGTATTGGGTTCGGTTTTATCTATCTGCCTGCGGTTGTGGCCGTTGGGTATTATTTCGAGACGAAACGTTCTTTAGCGACCGGTATTGCTGTTTGCGGGTCCGGCTTTGGTACTTTCGCTTTTGCACCACTAGCCAACATGCTGCTGGAGAACTTTGACTGGAAGAATTCCACTTTGATATTAGCTGGACTAATATTGAATTGTGCAGTATTTGGTGCTATGATGAGGCCATTAAC GTATCCAAAGGAAGATAAGGTAAAACCTTTAATGCAACGTATGTACGAAGAAAAACGTATGCAGATGGAACGTGGCTCGATTGGTGGTTCCTATTTCATGGTGCAGTTACCTGACGGTACAATGGAGAAAAGACTGAAGGCTCCCCTAAACGCCGATCCCGGTGTACATTCGAGCCTGGCTCTAGATCAGCTTGCCGCACAACAGAGTGGTATGCATGCTGTGGCCACGCTACCCACCATTACCGAATCCAAAGTTCAGGAGCAAAATGGTTCCAGTAACTCTTCGTCAGAGTCCAGCCAAATAGAAATAAAGAAACCGTTGCAGCGAAAACGCACCGCCAATTCCGAATCCGATGCCAACGAATACGGGGCTAATAATTTGCCACGTAACGCTTCACAACCGGCATTCACTAGTCATCAATCGG GTATTCCGAAAAATGGATCCGTTCCTACGTTCGATCGTGTTCGTAAACATTCGACAGGTGAAAGATTTAAGCCATCCTTGGCTGCTATCAAAGCAAGCTCTAGAGGTGATGTTGGTAGTAATGGAGATGTACGTAAAACTATGCATTTAAAACTGTCACGCGGGTCTGTCACCAGCAGCAAAAATAATAACGCTGAAGATTTA gatGAAGGTAGCAGTTTCACCTCTAAGGCGTCCCTGAAAGCTGACCGACCAGTGATGGTTCGTCCCCTGTCTCGCAAGGATATTTTTTACTCGGGATCAGTTACCAACCTAAAAGAATTTCAATCACAAAAATCGCTCACTAACTATCGAAATTCAGTTATTTCGTTAACAAAGTTTGAACGTGAACATAGAACCGATGTTCGCGACGATGTGGAGAAAGGCGCAGAAC aATATGACCTGTGTCCTTGTCTGGTGCTACCGGAATCGTTTAAGAATGCAATTGGAGCTATGATGGATATGAGTCTGCTCAAAGATCCGGTGTTTATGATGATTGGCATTTCGAATATCTTCGGTATGGCTGGATTATATGTGCCATTTGTATATTTAGTAGACGCAGCCGTGCTCGAT gGAATTGAACAAAACTCTGCCTCCTTCCTCATTTCCATCATCGGAATCACAAATACTGTTGGTAGGATAGTGTGTGGATACATTGCCGATTTCCCGAAAGTGGATGCCCTGTTTCTGAATAACATTTGCCTTGTGATATCTACGTTCGCGGTTGCATTAACACCGTTCTGCCATAGCTATGCATCGTATGTGGCGATGGCTATTGGTTTTGGTATAGCAGTGg CTGGATATATCTCGCTGACGTCAATTATTCTAGTGGATCTATTGGGACTGGATAAACTCACGAATGCGTTCGGGTTGCTGATTCTGTTCAGAGGAGCGGCCACAATCGTTGGTTCGCCGCTGGCCGGTGCACTGTACGATGCCACGCAGACGTACTCAATTCCGTTCTTCGTCGCCGGTGGTCTCTTTGGTCTGTCAGCTATTTTCAGCTTTGCCGCTCCAGCCATGAAAAG ATTCCGCAAACAGGACGAGGTGCCCGTGCACGTCGAGGTACTCACCCCGATTGATGAGGAACCCTCGGAAGATCTCGGCGATGACGACGACAAGCCTATCACTATGGTACCAAAAATTGTCCAAACCGCTCCAAGTCCATCCACGGAACAGCCCGTCAATATCACCTCAGCAATCGCCAACGACGAACGGAAGCCGCTGGCAACCGTGAATGGGAATGCCAGCGAAAAGGAAATCAGCCAGATTGAGTCCGTACTGTAG
- the LOC129731509 gene encoding monocarboxylate transporter 2 isoform X4 — protein MGQAASQNDEAEPDQEDEEIIPMRADRFLTDSDIVCEEASRLTGDLQDEASPEDDDGMCEYHDMPPPPDGGYGWVIVFASFMCNMIVDGIAYTFGVFLNDFVQYFGEGKGTVAWVGSLLSGMYLSAGPVVSALANKYGCRAVCIAGSIISCVAFALSTLSTNVTMMMLTYGVMGGIGFGFIYLPAVVAVGYYFETKRSLATGIAVCGSGFGTFAFAPLANMLLENFDWKNSTLILAGLILNCAVFGAMMRPLTYPKEDKVKPLMQRMYEEKRMQMERGSIGGSYFMVQLPDGTMEKRLKAPLNADPGVHSSLALDQLAAQQSGMHAVATLPTITESKVQEQNGSSNSSSESSQIEIKKPLQRKRTANSESDANEYGANNLPRNASQPAFTSHQSGIPKNGSVPTFDRVRKHSTGERFKPSLAAIKASSRGDVGSNGDDEGSSFTSKASLKADRPVMVRPLSRKDIFYSGSVTNLKEFQSQKSLTNYRNSVISLTKFEREHRTDVRDDVEKGAEQYDLCPCLVLPESFKNAIGAMMDMSLLKDPVFMMIGISNIFGMAGLYVPFVYLVDAAVLDGIEQNSASFLISIIGITNTVGRIVCGYIADFPKVDALFLNNICLVISTFAVALTPFCHSYASYVAMAIGFGIAVAGYISLTSIILVDLLGLDKLTNAFGLLILFRGAATIVGSPLAGALYDATQTYSIPFFVAGGLFGLSAIFSFAAPAMKRFRKQDEVPVHVEVLTPIDEEPSEDLGDDDDKPITMVPKIVQTAPSPSTEQPVNITSAIANDERKPLATVNGNASEKEISQIESVL, from the exons ATACGGCTGGGTGATTGTGTTTGCGTCGTTTATGTGTAACATGATAGTAGACGGTATCGCATATACCTTCGGTGTGTTTCTAAACGATTTCGTCCAGTACTTTGGTGAGGGCAAGGGTACGGTCGCATGGGTGGGTAGTTTACTTAGTGGGATGTACTTAAGCGCTGGTCCAGTGGTATCGGCGCTTGCGAACAAATATGGCTGCCGAGCAGTCTGTATAGCTGGTAGTATAATCTCCTGCGTGGCATTTGCTCTGAGTACCTTAAGCACGAATGTGACTATGATGATGCTAACCTACGGTGTCATGGGTGGTATTGGGTTCGGTTTTATCTATCTGCCTGCGGTTGTGGCCGTTGGGTATTATTTCGAGACGAAACGTTCTTTAGCGACCGGTATTGCTGTTTGCGGGTCCGGCTTTGGTACTTTCGCTTTTGCACCACTAGCCAACATGCTGCTGGAGAACTTTGACTGGAAGAATTCCACTTTGATATTAGCTGGACTAATATTGAATTGTGCAGTATTTGGTGCTATGATGAGGCCATTAAC GTATCCAAAGGAAGATAAGGTAAAACCTTTAATGCAACGTATGTACGAAGAAAAACGTATGCAGATGGAACGTGGCTCGATTGGTGGTTCCTATTTCATGGTGCAGTTACCTGACGGTACAATGGAGAAAAGACTGAAGGCTCCCCTAAACGCCGATCCCGGTGTACATTCGAGCCTGGCTCTAGATCAGCTTGCCGCACAACAGAGTGGTATGCATGCTGTGGCCACGCTACCCACCATTACCGAATCCAAAGTTCAGGAGCAAAATGGTTCCAGTAACTCTTCGTCAGAGTCCAGCCAAATAGAAATAAAGAAACCGTTGCAGCGAAAACGCACCGCCAATTCCGAATCCGATGCCAACGAATACGGGGCTAATAATTTGCCACGTAACGCTTCACAACCGGCATTCACTAGTCATCAATCGG GTATTCCGAAAAATGGATCCGTTCCTACGTTCGATCGTGTTCGTAAACATTCGACAGGTGAAAGATTTAAGCCATCCTTGGCTGCTATCAAAGCAAGCTCTAGAGGTGATGTTGGTAGTAATGGAGAT gatGAAGGTAGCAGTTTCACCTCTAAGGCGTCCCTGAAAGCTGACCGACCAGTGATGGTTCGTCCCCTGTCTCGCAAGGATATTTTTTACTCGGGATCAGTTACCAACCTAAAAGAATTTCAATCACAAAAATCGCTCACTAACTATCGAAATTCAGTTATTTCGTTAACAAAGTTTGAACGTGAACATAGAACCGATGTTCGCGACGATGTGGAGAAAGGCGCAGAAC aATATGACCTGTGTCCTTGTCTGGTGCTACCGGAATCGTTTAAGAATGCAATTGGAGCTATGATGGATATGAGTCTGCTCAAAGATCCGGTGTTTATGATGATTGGCATTTCGAATATCTTCGGTATGGCTGGATTATATGTGCCATTTGTATATTTAGTAGACGCAGCCGTGCTCGAT gGAATTGAACAAAACTCTGCCTCCTTCCTCATTTCCATCATCGGAATCACAAATACTGTTGGTAGGATAGTGTGTGGATACATTGCCGATTTCCCGAAAGTGGATGCCCTGTTTCTGAATAACATTTGCCTTGTGATATCTACGTTCGCGGTTGCATTAACACCGTTCTGCCATAGCTATGCATCGTATGTGGCGATGGCTATTGGTTTTGGTATAGCAGTGg CTGGATATATCTCGCTGACGTCAATTATTCTAGTGGATCTATTGGGACTGGATAAACTCACGAATGCGTTCGGGTTGCTGATTCTGTTCAGAGGAGCGGCCACAATCGTTGGTTCGCCGCTGGCCGGTGCACTGTACGATGCCACGCAGACGTACTCAATTCCGTTCTTCGTCGCCGGTGGTCTCTTTGGTCTGTCAGCTATTTTCAGCTTTGCCGCTCCAGCCATGAAAAG ATTCCGCAAACAGGACGAGGTGCCCGTGCACGTCGAGGTACTCACCCCGATTGATGAGGAACCCTCGGAAGATCTCGGCGATGACGACGACAAGCCTATCACTATGGTACCAAAAATTGTCCAAACCGCTCCAAGTCCATCCACGGAACAGCCCGTCAATATCACCTCAGCAATCGCCAACGACGAACGGAAGCCGCTGGCAACCGTGAATGGGAATGCCAGCGAAAAGGAAATCAGCCAGATTGAGTCCGTACTGTAG